A section of the Drosophila sechellia strain sech25 chromosome 3L, ASM438219v1, whole genome shotgun sequence genome encodes:
- the LOC6605592 gene encoding BAG domain-containing protein Samui isoform X2: protein MKPTMMAANQAQSNPATAAGNNVSPGGPGVNIPVNREYVSGGYGSPQQSAQFHSPQNAYGSPRQQQQHFQQHQQVPPNQQQQHFQPTFGFEPNMDMDNMFPRSHLGRMHDPFAGFGDTHFGFPRFSTMGRRGRMAGGANTHMDHDDDFFNRLPSEFRQYIPDGFGGRRGPGAAPAPGQVPQQQQQQPQPQYTQQQPQTHFQFGVPPQQQPVYTGPTQQQVPQTPSKSLCDAAIQTEDPAGRSEVDCAPPTNLNQHGLRNTVDMGVKSVAEQDQGLRSHSAPPPEQQQQNLQYQQQQHQQPGVHSQQFGTQTSPPVQGQQFKTYYAPHQQTHPQQKQQTTPPAPQTPGGTYVRTIPIFVEGRTEPIINAHKEIPNQNAPPSAQAQAQAQAYAQAQPQAHAAPQQHRPTPLNTQQAQPAHQVPVEGAAGLPPQTPHTLNSINKIQDIQRDVLELMGKVEQFKGTREEKEYAYLDEMLTRNLLKLDTIDTNGKDSIRLARKEAIKCIQASINVLEAKAEENARVASGGAAAPSATSPAVDTGAVAAPEAAGQNAEPVTPQPQDATKMQEPIPLPAPPNAATVEGAAAPEATAAEAATQSAAQSETTTTTSE from the exons ATGAAGCCCACTATGATGGCGGCCAATCAGGCGCAAAGCAAtcccgccaccgccgccggtAATAATGTCTCACCCGGCGGTCCCGGTGTCAATATACCCGTGAACCGGGAGTACGTGAGTGGTGGCTACGGATCGCCACAGCAGTCGGCGCAGTTCCACAGTCCCCAAAACGCTTACGGATCGcccaggcagcagcagcagcacttccagcagcaccagcaggtTCCTccaaatcagcagcagcaacattttcAG CCGACTTTTGgattcgaaccgaacatggacatggacaaCATGTTCCCGCGCTCGCACCTGGGCAGGATGCACGACCCCTTCGCCGGCTTCGGCGACACAC ACTTTGGTTTCCCCCGCTTCTCAACGATGGGCCGCAGAGGTCGAATGGCCGGTGGGGCCAACACTCACATGGACCACGATGATGACTTCTTTAATCGGCTGCCCTCGGAGTTCCGCCAGTACATCCCAGATGGTTTTGGAGGCAGACGTGGTCCCGGAGCTGCTCCTGCACCCGGACAAGttccacagcagcaacagcagcagccacagccgCAGTATACCCAACAGCAACCCCAGACGCACTTCCAGTTCGGTGTGCCGCCCCAGCAACAGCCAGTCTATACCGGACCAACCCAGCAGCAGGTGCCGCAGACGCCTTCAAAGAGCCTATGCGATGCCGCCATCCAGACGGAGGATCCTGCCGGTCGCTCGGAGGTTGATTGTGCCCCGCCGACTAACTTGAACCAGCACGGACTGCGAAACACTGTCGACATGGGCGTGAAGAGTGTGGCCGAGCAGGATCAGGGACTGCGATCCCACTCCGCACCTCCaccagagcagcagcagcagaatctGCAgtatcagcagcaacagcatcagcaaccGGGAGTACATAGCCAACAGTTTGGCACCCAGACAAGTCCGCCCGTTCAGGGTCAGCAGTTCAAGACCTACTATGCGCCCCACCAGCAGACGCATCcccagcaaaagcagcagacCACGCCGCCAGCTCCACAGACCCCGGGTGGCACCTATGTGCGCACCATTCCCATTTTCGTCGAGGGTCGCACCGAGCCCATCATCAATGCCCACAAGGAGATACCGAACCAGAACGCTCCGCCTAGTGCTCAGGCCCAAGCTCAGGCACAGGCATATGCGCAGGCGCAGCCACAGgcacacgctgctccacaaCAGCATAGACCGACGCCCTTGAACACCCAGCAGGCGCAACCTGCGCATCAGGTGCCAGTTGAGGGAGCCGCTGGATTACCGCCCCAGACACCACATACCCTTAACTCGATCAACAAGATCCAGGACATTCAGCGCGACGTACTGGAGCTCATGGGCAAGGTGGAGCAGTTCAAGGGAACGCGCGAGGAGAAGGAGTACGCCTACCTAGACGAGATGCTGACCCGCAACCTGCTTAAGCTAGACACCATCGACACAAACGGCAAAGACAGCATTCGTCTGGCCCGAAAGGAGGCTATCAA ATGCATTCAGGCTTCGATAAATGTGCTGGAGGCCAAGGCCGAGGAGAATGCCagagtggcatcaggaggagcagctgcaCCTAGCGCAACATCTCCAGCGGTTGACACAGGTGCAGTTGCTGCCCCAGAAGCGGCCGGCCAAAATGCGGAGCCAGTGACTCCACAGCCACAGGATGCTACAAAGATGCAGGAGCCCATCCCTCTGCCAGCACCACCAAATGCTGCAACCGTCGAGGGCGCAGCTGCTCCCGAAGCCACTGCCGCGGAGGCTGCCACCCAGTCCGCCGCGCAGTCAGAGACAACCACAACGACGTCGGAATGA
- the LOC6605591 gene encoding protein phosphatase Slingshot isoform X1: MGNGMNKVLPGLYVGNYRDSKDHTQLERFKISHIIAIHDSPRRLLPDKHYLCVMASDTPDQNLSQYFSVCNDFIHAARLREGNVLIHCLAGMSRSVTVAVAYIMTATHLNWKEALKVVRAGRAVANPNAGFQSQLQEFEQFKLPEERRRLRERFPSSALEQLDRTKVATALDNYQELLQNRDICEGNCSRGEKCPTGVCNMDPTKGLFRRRPSNASTHSRLRAQSSNANPSSSSLSVSSAAAQSCPTSPKNSPLPIVRRSVGNERIPEDEIVLEQPPTTSREAAEYAAAFEDARREQEQRQQQQLSRSQRSPRPGNSSREAPRVSSAGSRRESAAREGNGSAQLQRSASTVSGFGVRPRSSPAGLHAYTGSVPSSVHGSRVDLRDADKGSAIYLGCSAPRASTLSISSSGGSAPPSPCHTPPASPRHGVKRSTSLVKKPR, encoded by the exons ATGGGGAATGGCATGAACAAG GTCTTGCCGGGACTTTATGTGGGCAACTATCGCGACTCCAAAGATCACACTCAGCTGGAAAGATTCAAGATCTCGCACATCATCGCCATACATGACAGTCCGCGGCGTCTGCTGCCG GACAAGCACTACCTGTGCGTGATGGCCTCGGATACGCCAGACCAGAATCTCTCCCAATACTTTTCCGTCTGCAACGACTTCATACACGCCGCCCGGCTTCGCGAAGGCAACGTGCTCATCCACTGCCTGGCGGGGATGTCGCGCTCGGTGACCGTGGCCGTGGCCTATATCATGACGGCCACACACCTGAACTGGAAGGAGGCACTGAAGGTAGTTCGAGCTGGTCGCGCTGTGGCCAATCCCAATGCTGGATTCCAAAGCCAACTGCAGGAGTTTGAGCAGTTTAAGCTGCCCGAGGAACGTCGCCGCTTGAGGGAACGCTTTCCATCCTCGGCTCTGGAGCAACTGGACCGCACCAAGGTGGCCACCGCGCTTGACAACTACCAGGAATTGCTGCAGAACCGCGACATCTGCGAGGGTAACTGCTCCCGCGGCGAAAAGTGTCCTACAG GCGTCTGCAACATGGACCCCACGAAGGGCTTGTTCCGACGTCGTCCCTCCAACGCCTCCACTCACTCGCGTCTGCGTGCCCAGTCCTCCAACGCCAACCCCTCGTCCAGTTCGCTTAGCGTGAGCAGTGCCGCCGCCCAATCCTGCCCCACATCGCCCAAGAACTCACCGCTGCCCATAGTCCGTCGTTCGGTGGGCAACGAGCGCATACCCGAGGACGAGATCGTCCTGGAACAGCCGCCCACCACATCCCGTGAGGCGGCCGAGTATGCCGCCGCCTTCGAGGATGCTCGCCGTGAACAGGagcagcgccagcagcagcagctgtccAGGAGTCAGCGCTCTCCCCGGCCGGGAAACTCTTCGAGAGAAGCGCCTCGGGTGAGTAGCGCCGGCAGTCGAAGGGAGTCGGCGGCCAGGGAGGGTAATGGCTCCGCACAGCTGCAGCGGAGTGCCAGCACGGTCAGCGGTTTCGGAGTGCGTCCACGGAGTAGTCCGGCTGGACTGCACGCTTACACGG GATCGGTTCCTTCCTCCGTCCACGGTTCCCGAGTGGATTTGCGTGATGCTGACAAGGGATCGGCCATATACCTGGGCTGTTCCGCAccgagggcctccacactatCTATATCTTCGTCGGGAGGCTCGGCTCCACCCTCACCCTGCCACACTCCTCCCGCCAGTCCACGTCATGGCGTTAAAAG ATCCACCAGTCTGGTAAAGAAGCCGAGATGA
- the LOC6605593 gene encoding drebrin-like protein, with protein sequence MAVSFEKNRAQIVAAWKDVLDDKSDTNWSLFGYEGQTNELKVVGTGDGGVDELNEDLNSGKIMYAFVRIEDPKTGLNKYLLINWQGEGAPVLRKGTCANHIRDVSNLLSGAHLTINARNEDDIDLDRLLKKLSTVSSAYSFKEPRGAMEEQKAPVGTNYTRVIPTKELNASVMQDFWKKEEAEEKLRQEAEKESKRLELQKLEQEQRSREEKEHKEREKLVISSTKLQPAHVPIKTSPQPLSPEKTAPGFANNLTDAERMRQARNQEARELIGSRVGAAKAMFTKHTSEGQLQSKLNTQPPAKPARNSIAQRINVFNQNQPQDAPVPSPPRAVSPAKPLPVEAPEPVFPAPAIAPAAPVAAEVVSTIAEVEESQPVDDLPLAHESEQFSTIKRSPHSKSNSLQSQSPDETTSSNETDTAVSQDQEEEVRTKVSVTVQQSQSVKSSGMSTLERNALTDLVNEDDFICQETLGDLGQRARALYDYQAADETEITFDPGDVITHIDQIDEGWWQGLGPDGTYGLFPANYVEIIN encoded by the exons ATGGCCGTCAGCTTCGAGAAGAATCGGGCGCAAATAGTGGCTGCCTGGAAGGATGTGCTGGACGACAAGAGCGACACGAACTGGTCCCTCTTTGGCTACGAGGGTCAGACCAACGAGCTAAAGGTGGTGGGCACCGGCGATGGCGGCGTGGATGAGCTAAACGAAGACCTTAATAGTGGCAAGATTATGTACGCCTTCGTCCGAATCGAAGACCCCAAAACGGGCCTCAACAAGTACTTGCTCATCAACTGGCAG GGCGAGGGCGCACCTGTTCTACGCAAGGGTACCTGCGCCAACCACATCCGCGATGTGAGTAATTTGCTGTCTGGCGCTCACCTTACCATCAATGCCCGGAACGAGGACGATATTGACTTGGATCGGCTTCTCAAGAAGCTGAGCACCGTGAGCTCAGCCTACAGCTTTAAAGAACCTCGAGGCGCCATGGAGGAGCAGAAGGCGCCGGTTGGAACCAACTATACTCGGGTCATTCCCACAAAGGAGCTAAACGCCAGCGTTATGCAGGACTTCTggaaaaaggaggaggccGAGGAGAAATTACGACAGGAGGCAGAGAAGGAGTCGAAGCGGCTTGAGCTTCAGAAGTTGGAGCAGGAGCAACGTAGTCGCGAGGAGAAGGAGCACAAGGAGCGGGAGAAGCTGGTCATAAGCAGCACCAAGCTCCAGCCGGCCCACGTACCCAtcaaaac GTCTCCGCAACCTTTGAGCCCTGAGAAAACTGCACCAGGATTTGCCAACAATCTGACCGATGCGGAGCGCATGCGTCAGGCGAGGAACCAGGAGGCCCGCGAATTGATTGGCTCTCGTGTGGGTGCTGCCAAGGCCATGTTTACAAAGCACACGAGCGAGGGACAACTTCAGTCCAA ACTAAATACGCAACCGCCGGCTAAACCAGCTCGCAACTCGATTGCCCAGCGCATCAACGTCTTCAACCAAAACCAGCCTCAAGATGCACCTGTGCCTTCACCACCACGCGCTGTGTCCCCTGCCAAACCGTTGCCAGTAGAGGCTCCTGAACCAGTATTCCCCGCTCCAGCTAtagctcctgctgctccggTAGCTGCCGAGGTTGTTTCCACAATAGCGGAGGTGGAGGAGTCGCAACCGGTAGACGATTTGCCACTGGCCCATGAAAGCGAACAGTTCTCGACTATCAAGCGATCGCCACATAGTAAATCAAACTCGCTGCAGTCTCAGTCGCCCGACGAGACCACCTCTTCCAATGAAACAGACACCGCTGTTTCCCAGGACCAGGAAGAAGAGGTCCGCACCAAGGTGTCAGTCACCGTGCAGCAGTCGCAATCGGTCAAGTCGAGCGGCATGAGCACACTGGAAAGGAATGCAT TAACGGATTTGGTAAACGAGGACGATTTTATCTGCCAGGAGACCTTAGGCGATCTGGGACAACGGGCACGAGCTCTATACGATTACCAGGCAGCCGACGAGACAGAGATCACTTTCGATCCAGGCGATGTCATTACGCATATCGATCAAATCGATGAGGGATGGTGGCAGGGACTGGGCCCTGATGGAACCTATGGACTGTTTCCGGCAAACTATGTCGAGATCATCAACTAG
- the LOC6605591 gene encoding protein phosphatase Slingshot isoform X2, which translates to MNSHMGKVLPGLYVGNYRDSKDHTQLERFKISHIIAIHDSPRRLLPDKHYLCVMASDTPDQNLSQYFSVCNDFIHAARLREGNVLIHCLAGMSRSVTVAVAYIMTATHLNWKEALKVVRAGRAVANPNAGFQSQLQEFEQFKLPEERRRLRERFPSSALEQLDRTKVATALDNYQELLQNRDICEGNCSRGEKCPTGVCNMDPTKGLFRRRPSNASTHSRLRAQSSNANPSSSSLSVSSAAAQSCPTSPKNSPLPIVRRSVGNERIPEDEIVLEQPPTTSREAAEYAAAFEDARREQEQRQQQQLSRSQRSPRPGNSSREAPRVSSAGSRRESAAREGNGSAQLQRSASTVSGFGVRPRSSPAGLHAYTGSVPSSVHGSRVDLRDADKGSAIYLGCSAPRASTLSISSSGGSAPPSPCHTPPASPRHGVKRSTSLVKKPR; encoded by the exons ATGAACTCACACATGGGAAAG GTCTTGCCGGGACTTTATGTGGGCAACTATCGCGACTCCAAAGATCACACTCAGCTGGAAAGATTCAAGATCTCGCACATCATCGCCATACATGACAGTCCGCGGCGTCTGCTGCCG GACAAGCACTACCTGTGCGTGATGGCCTCGGATACGCCAGACCAGAATCTCTCCCAATACTTTTCCGTCTGCAACGACTTCATACACGCCGCCCGGCTTCGCGAAGGCAACGTGCTCATCCACTGCCTGGCGGGGATGTCGCGCTCGGTGACCGTGGCCGTGGCCTATATCATGACGGCCACACACCTGAACTGGAAGGAGGCACTGAAGGTAGTTCGAGCTGGTCGCGCTGTGGCCAATCCCAATGCTGGATTCCAAAGCCAACTGCAGGAGTTTGAGCAGTTTAAGCTGCCCGAGGAACGTCGCCGCTTGAGGGAACGCTTTCCATCCTCGGCTCTGGAGCAACTGGACCGCACCAAGGTGGCCACCGCGCTTGACAACTACCAGGAATTGCTGCAGAACCGCGACATCTGCGAGGGTAACTGCTCCCGCGGCGAAAAGTGTCCTACAG GCGTCTGCAACATGGACCCCACGAAGGGCTTGTTCCGACGTCGTCCCTCCAACGCCTCCACTCACTCGCGTCTGCGTGCCCAGTCCTCCAACGCCAACCCCTCGTCCAGTTCGCTTAGCGTGAGCAGTGCCGCCGCCCAATCCTGCCCCACATCGCCCAAGAACTCACCGCTGCCCATAGTCCGTCGTTCGGTGGGCAACGAGCGCATACCCGAGGACGAGATCGTCCTGGAACAGCCGCCCACCACATCCCGTGAGGCGGCCGAGTATGCCGCCGCCTTCGAGGATGCTCGCCGTGAACAGGagcagcgccagcagcagcagctgtccAGGAGTCAGCGCTCTCCCCGGCCGGGAAACTCTTCGAGAGAAGCGCCTCGGGTGAGTAGCGCCGGCAGTCGAAGGGAGTCGGCGGCCAGGGAGGGTAATGGCTCCGCACAGCTGCAGCGGAGTGCCAGCACGGTCAGCGGTTTCGGAGTGCGTCCACGGAGTAGTCCGGCTGGACTGCACGCTTACACGG GATCGGTTCCTTCCTCCGTCCACGGTTCCCGAGTGGATTTGCGTGATGCTGACAAGGGATCGGCCATATACCTGGGCTGTTCCGCAccgagggcctccacactatCTATATCTTCGTCGGGAGGCTCGGCTCCACCCTCACCCTGCCACACTCCTCCCGCCAGTCCACGTCATGGCGTTAAAAG ATCCACCAGTCTGGTAAAGAAGCCGAGATGA
- the LOC6605592 gene encoding BAG domain-containing protein Samui isoform X3: MDMDNMFPRSHLGRMHDPFAGFGDTRKRSSLHGPSGQAHADDFPSYFDDPDFGFPRFSTMGRRGRMAGGANTHMDHDDDFFNRLPSEFRQYIPDGFGGRRGPGAAPAPGQVPQQQQQQPQPQYTQQQPQTHFQFGVPPQQQPVYTGPTQQQVPQTPSKSLCDAAIQTEDPAGRSEVDCAPPTNLNQHGLRNTVDMGVKSVAEQDQGLRSHSAPPPEQQQQNLQYQQQQHQQPGVHSQQFGTQTSPPVQGQQFKTYYAPHQQTHPQQKQQTTPPAPQTPGGTYVRTIPIFVEGRTEPIINAHKEIPNQNAPPSAQAQAQAQAYAQAQPQAHAAPQQHRPTPLNTQQAQPAHQVPVEGAAGLPPQTPHTLNSINKIQDIQRDVLELMGKVEQFKGTREEKEYAYLDEMLTRNLLKLDTIDTNGKDSIRLARKEAIKCIQASINVLEAKAEENARVASGGAAAPSATSPAVDTGAVAAPEAAGQNAEPVTPQPQDATKMQEPIPLPAPPNAATVEGAAAPEATAAEAATQSAAQSETTTTTSE; the protein is encoded by the exons atggacatggacaaCATGTTCCCGCGCTCGCACCTGGGCAGGATGCACGACCCCTTCGCCGGCTTCGGCGACACACGTAAGCGGAGCAGTTTGCACGGTCCCAGTGGTCAAGCCCATGCTGATGACTTTCCATCCTATTTCGACGATCCAGACTTTGGTTTCCCCCGCTTCTCAACGATGGGCCGCAGAGGTCGAATGGCCGGTGGGGCCAACACTCACATGGACCACGATGATGACTTCTTTAATCGGCTGCCCTCGGAGTTCCGCCAGTACATCCCAGATGGTTTTGGAGGCAGACGTGGTCCCGGAGCTGCTCCTGCACCCGGACAAGttccacagcagcaacagcagcagccacagccgCAGTATACCCAACAGCAACCCCAGACGCACTTCCAGTTCGGTGTGCCGCCCCAGCAACAGCCAGTCTATACCGGACCAACCCAGCAGCAGGTGCCGCAGACGCCTTCAAAGAGCCTATGCGATGCCGCCATCCAGACGGAGGATCCTGCCGGTCGCTCGGAGGTTGATTGTGCCCCGCCGACTAACTTGAACCAGCACGGACTGCGAAACACTGTCGACATGGGCGTGAAGAGTGTGGCCGAGCAGGATCAGGGACTGCGATCCCACTCCGCACCTCCaccagagcagcagcagcagaatctGCAgtatcagcagcaacagcatcagcaaccGGGAGTACATAGCCAACAGTTTGGCACCCAGACAAGTCCGCCCGTTCAGGGTCAGCAGTTCAAGACCTACTATGCGCCCCACCAGCAGACGCATCcccagcaaaagcagcagacCACGCCGCCAGCTCCACAGACCCCGGGTGGCACCTATGTGCGCACCATTCCCATTTTCGTCGAGGGTCGCACCGAGCCCATCATCAATGCCCACAAGGAGATACCGAACCAGAACGCTCCGCCTAGTGCTCAGGCCCAAGCTCAGGCACAGGCATATGCGCAGGCGCAGCCACAGgcacacgctgctccacaaCAGCATAGACCGACGCCCTTGAACACCCAGCAGGCGCAACCTGCGCATCAGGTGCCAGTTGAGGGAGCCGCTGGATTACCGCCCCAGACACCACATACCCTTAACTCGATCAACAAGATCCAGGACATTCAGCGCGACGTACTGGAGCTCATGGGCAAGGTGGAGCAGTTCAAGGGAACGCGCGAGGAGAAGGAGTACGCCTACCTAGACGAGATGCTGACCCGCAACCTGCTTAAGCTAGACACCATCGACACAAACGGCAAAGACAGCATTCGTCTGGCCCGAAAGGAGGCTATCAA ATGCATTCAGGCTTCGATAAATGTGCTGGAGGCCAAGGCCGAGGAGAATGCCagagtggcatcaggaggagcagctgcaCCTAGCGCAACATCTCCAGCGGTTGACACAGGTGCAGTTGCTGCCCCAGAAGCGGCCGGCCAAAATGCGGAGCCAGTGACTCCACAGCCACAGGATGCTACAAAGATGCAGGAGCCCATCCCTCTGCCAGCACCACCAAATGCTGCAACCGTCGAGGGCGCAGCTGCTCCCGAAGCCACTGCCGCGGAGGCTGCCACCCAGTCCGCCGCGCAGTCAGAGACAACCACAACGACGTCGGAATGA
- the LOC6605592 gene encoding BAG domain-containing protein Samui isoform X1 translates to MKPTMMAANQAQSNPATAAGNNVSPGGPGVNIPVNREYVSGGYGSPQQSAQFHSPQNAYGSPRQQQQHFQQHQQVPPNQQQQHFQPTFGFEPNMDMDNMFPRSHLGRMHDPFAGFGDTRKRSSLHGPSGQAHADDFPSYFDDPDFGFPRFSTMGRRGRMAGGANTHMDHDDDFFNRLPSEFRQYIPDGFGGRRGPGAAPAPGQVPQQQQQQPQPQYTQQQPQTHFQFGVPPQQQPVYTGPTQQQVPQTPSKSLCDAAIQTEDPAGRSEVDCAPPTNLNQHGLRNTVDMGVKSVAEQDQGLRSHSAPPPEQQQQNLQYQQQQHQQPGVHSQQFGTQTSPPVQGQQFKTYYAPHQQTHPQQKQQTTPPAPQTPGGTYVRTIPIFVEGRTEPIINAHKEIPNQNAPPSAQAQAQAQAYAQAQPQAHAAPQQHRPTPLNTQQAQPAHQVPVEGAAGLPPQTPHTLNSINKIQDIQRDVLELMGKVEQFKGTREEKEYAYLDEMLTRNLLKLDTIDTNGKDSIRLARKEAIKCIQASINVLEAKAEENARVASGGAAAPSATSPAVDTGAVAAPEAAGQNAEPVTPQPQDATKMQEPIPLPAPPNAATVEGAAAPEATAAEAATQSAAQSETTTTTSE, encoded by the exons ATGAAGCCCACTATGATGGCGGCCAATCAGGCGCAAAGCAAtcccgccaccgccgccggtAATAATGTCTCACCCGGCGGTCCCGGTGTCAATATACCCGTGAACCGGGAGTACGTGAGTGGTGGCTACGGATCGCCACAGCAGTCGGCGCAGTTCCACAGTCCCCAAAACGCTTACGGATCGcccaggcagcagcagcagcacttccagcagcaccagcaggtTCCTccaaatcagcagcagcaacattttcAG CCGACTTTTGgattcgaaccgaacatggacatggacaaCATGTTCCCGCGCTCGCACCTGGGCAGGATGCACGACCCCTTCGCCGGCTTCGGCGACACACGTAAGCGGAGCAGTTTGCACGGTCCCAGTGGTCAAGCCCATGCTGATGACTTTCCATCCTATTTCGACGATCCAGACTTTGGTTTCCCCCGCTTCTCAACGATGGGCCGCAGAGGTCGAATGGCCGGTGGGGCCAACACTCACATGGACCACGATGATGACTTCTTTAATCGGCTGCCCTCGGAGTTCCGCCAGTACATCCCAGATGGTTTTGGAGGCAGACGTGGTCCCGGAGCTGCTCCTGCACCCGGACAAGttccacagcagcaacagcagcagccacagccgCAGTATACCCAACAGCAACCCCAGACGCACTTCCAGTTCGGTGTGCCGCCCCAGCAACAGCCAGTCTATACCGGACCAACCCAGCAGCAGGTGCCGCAGACGCCTTCAAAGAGCCTATGCGATGCCGCCATCCAGACGGAGGATCCTGCCGGTCGCTCGGAGGTTGATTGTGCCCCGCCGACTAACTTGAACCAGCACGGACTGCGAAACACTGTCGACATGGGCGTGAAGAGTGTGGCCGAGCAGGATCAGGGACTGCGATCCCACTCCGCACCTCCaccagagcagcagcagcagaatctGCAgtatcagcagcaacagcatcagcaaccGGGAGTACATAGCCAACAGTTTGGCACCCAGACAAGTCCGCCCGTTCAGGGTCAGCAGTTCAAGACCTACTATGCGCCCCACCAGCAGACGCATCcccagcaaaagcagcagacCACGCCGCCAGCTCCACAGACCCCGGGTGGCACCTATGTGCGCACCATTCCCATTTTCGTCGAGGGTCGCACCGAGCCCATCATCAATGCCCACAAGGAGATACCGAACCAGAACGCTCCGCCTAGTGCTCAGGCCCAAGCTCAGGCACAGGCATATGCGCAGGCGCAGCCACAGgcacacgctgctccacaaCAGCATAGACCGACGCCCTTGAACACCCAGCAGGCGCAACCTGCGCATCAGGTGCCAGTTGAGGGAGCCGCTGGATTACCGCCCCAGACACCACATACCCTTAACTCGATCAACAAGATCCAGGACATTCAGCGCGACGTACTGGAGCTCATGGGCAAGGTGGAGCAGTTCAAGGGAACGCGCGAGGAGAAGGAGTACGCCTACCTAGACGAGATGCTGACCCGCAACCTGCTTAAGCTAGACACCATCGACACAAACGGCAAAGACAGCATTCGTCTGGCCCGAAAGGAGGCTATCAA ATGCATTCAGGCTTCGATAAATGTGCTGGAGGCCAAGGCCGAGGAGAATGCCagagtggcatcaggaggagcagctgcaCCTAGCGCAACATCTCCAGCGGTTGACACAGGTGCAGTTGCTGCCCCAGAAGCGGCCGGCCAAAATGCGGAGCCAGTGACTCCACAGCCACAGGATGCTACAAAGATGCAGGAGCCCATCCCTCTGCCAGCACCACCAAATGCTGCAACCGTCGAGGGCGCAGCTGCTCCCGAAGCCACTGCCGCGGAGGCTGCCACCCAGTCCGCCGCGCAGTCAGAGACAACCACAACGACGTCGGAATGA